One Aptenodytes patagonicus chromosome 7, bAptPat1.pri.cur, whole genome shotgun sequence genomic window, TGAGGCTATAGTTCCAAACTCTTCAAGCTGAAACTGCTGCCAAAAGACCCTGCCCAGTGAAAACAATCCTTTCCAACTCTACGCTACGTCCTTCTGACATTGATCTGGTTCACTGTGCAACACAGCTGGTTGTATAGTTGCATGATGATCAGAACAATGAAGTGAGTTATCTGACAACCAGTTTTTCAGGTTAACATTTCAGGTCAgctcccagcctggctctgcaTGCAGCTGGCAGTTCAGAGGCTGGTGCAGAGCTGGAAGGATGGTGGCACCGTCTCCTTCAGGGGCAGTGTGACCTTGACATGAAGCGTCAAAGTAGAGCTGCACACTTGTATTTGCTGTCTCTTAACTGACTTACCCATGGGACTCTCCCAGCAGGGTTTAGCAAGCCCACCTGACCAGGCTTTCAGGAGCTGGCACATGTGCTGGCAGTAACCTGTGGACAAAGCTGGCCAGGGCCAAGGCAAACGAGCCTATGAACGTAGCCAGGGTGGTGGCACCCCATTTTGGCTGCCCCGTGGCGGAGGCTCTCACGCGGGAGCCATCAGCCCTACAAAACGGCGCTGCCCCAGCGCACACCGACACCTCCCCGACTCCAATTCGGCACCGCAGGCGGTGGCAGTTACCATCTCACCCCACGCGCTGCCAGGGGCAGGCGTCCGCATACTGAGGCGACGGGTCCCTGTGGGCCCGAAAAGCCTCTCCTCACACCCACCAGCCGGAGCCCGACCCCCTTCTCTCCCCGTCCCCTACGGCACCCGCCCTGCAGCGTTGCCCCCTGCACTCCGCCGCCATCTTAAGcgataccccccccccccccccggcgggcggCCACCGccccccccggcgccccgccCCCCACCTCGCAGGCCCCGCCCCTTCCCTTCGCCGCGAGGGCCCACCCAAGGGCAGGCAGCTCGGCGCGTGCGCAGACGCGCAGTAAACAGGCGCCGCCGCTCCTCCCCCTTACGCCGTTTGCGTGGCCGCCTCCGCGCAGGGCCGCGCgagcgccggcggcggcggcggttgCGCAGTGGCGCTACATCCGGGCACTGGGGCAGGATGAATGCTCCTTTCCAAGATGGCggcggagggaggagggaaggagatgaACGAGATTAAGACCCAGTTCACCACCCGGGAGGGGCTGTACAAGCTGCTGAGCCACTCGGAGTACAGCCGGCCTAACCGGGTGCCCTTCAACTCGCAGGGCTCCAACCCAGTCCGCGTTTCCTTCGTCAACGTCAACGACCAGAGCGGCAACGGGGACCGGCTCTGCTTCAATGTGGGCCGGGAGCTCTACTTCTACATCTACAAGGGGGTCCGCAAGGTACCGGGGCTCGGCCgctgggctgggggggagtgGCTGGGGCTCCGCGCCGGCCGCCCACCGAGGGTCCGCCGGCTGCCAGTGGGGTGTGggagccccgccgcggggggctgcgccgtgggCGGGGGGCagaggccgccccgccgggccgcctcTCCTTCGGCCTGCCCGCGGCGGCCTTGGGGCTGGCAGCTTCTCGATTGGGGCTGGGACTTCAGTCGCTCTCTCGATTAACTGGCCTGTGGGGTAGCGGTTAGGGGAGGGGGAGCGTAGGCCTGGGCTGGAGGGCTGTGTGAGGGGACCGTTGCTGGCTCAGTACTAGTGGGCTACATCAAATACGGTGTCACCAACGGTAGATGCGTATGTGCGGACCCTCTGGAGGGATGCGATTGCTTGGGCTCTCCTTGGCATGCAGGAATGAGGGTTGGCTTTTCATTGGCAAGACAACCCTGGGCCTCCTTCACCTGCTGCTTCAGGCCTGAGTTTGCTGGACACTAATGCCTGGCGTGATTATGGTGGTGTCAGATTCCTGCTTCCAGGATCTTTCTAGCTTTGACTGAATGGCTACAGTATTCGCTGTAGTTTTAGGCCTTTATCGTGACTTTGGAGTGTGGACTGATTTTAGAATTGCTTCTAAATGGGAGCAGTGCAATGAGCTGAGTTTTAAATGTCAAATAATTAACACAGAGAAAGTTGCCTTTGCAGGAAAGAACCATTGATGCACTTGAGAGAGACTCCTTACCTGTCTTTATTTGATGTAGGACTAACAGTGCATGCATTTGATCTCTCAGGTCACCATATTTATGAACCATCCCTTTCTGCTTGTTGTTTCTGAAGGTCCTCGATTTTATGGGGTTTAGAGGATTCAGAATTTGTCATGCTGAGTGAACGTGTGTCACTGCTAATATATGTAAACACAGATATAATGATTGTCAGCGTTCTGTTTTACGTTTCAAAAAGTGGGTGTTCGTTATCTTGCATATTGGGGACTCAGCTGCTGTAATGTGAGTACCTTGAAATCTTCTTGCTTTCAGCCCACTATTCAACATGGGATGAAGGCACAGAGAACTAGTGACGTATGCAAGGCTGTGCAGGAAGCTTGTAGATGAGCAAGGAATTATACCTGAATCTACTATGTCCTAAGCTAGTGCCCATATCACTCCTCCTCTGTATACAGTGTAAGCACCAACTGGAGAATAAAGCCTACGTGGTTATCTGTTGACTGTGACTTAACAGATCTGATATGTCCTGTATAATTATATGGAAGAGTGTGCATATGGATTTTAGTTTCACCctttaatgaattttaataatctggttatgttttaaataatgcttgGACAATAGTTTCTTTAAGTATGCGATGAGTATATCAGACAGTATTTGCTATTTATAAGCAGTTGCTATCTTTACTATTTACAAGGTATTGTGGGTGGCAATGACTCTGAAAATCTGTATCCTGAATGATTACTATGTTTGGATTCTGATATCTTATGTTCGTTTTTTCCATACAAAGTAACTGCAGAGTTCTCTCACTTAGACTACAAAGCAGGCCTTTATGTAGTTTAGTAATGCTACACATGATTCTTGCAAGTTGTCTTAGTCATCTCTTGCcacacttctgaaaaataaaaatctaaagcCTGCAAATTCATTGAAAATAGCGAACTGAATAACTTCTTCAAATTATAAAATTCGCTTtgagctattttaatttttttttttagatgctaAAAGCTGCTGGTGTGATACACAGTAACTGAGAAAATTTTAGTTTGTCAGATTGTTAACTAGTAAGCTTTGAGGCATACCTGTTATGGggttaaatacttttttttttctttgtgtaaaacATACACATCGTTAGAGCAGAATTCATTTCAATGACCTTTTACAGTgttaacaatttaaaatacaCTGTATATTCTATATAATACATTAACTTTAGTAAAGTGAACCTAGAGAAAGAGCTGAAATAGATTGAAACACActtaaggaaaatgttttaaatgagaatGGGAAGATGGTCTTTCTTAAACTTGTAACACTTGCTTCtttggaatttattttgaaactctTAAATTGGAAATCATTGTTTTGTCTATGTACAAAGTTGACATAAGAACAGGCTGGCAGTCTTTCAACTGATTATTTGAGCTTTTCAGAATCAAAAGTTATATCTTGTGGCTATTGTAAAAGGGAGAGAGCTATTGTTACCTACATTGACAGTATGTAATTCTGCCTTAAACTGGACGAACTGTCAAACTCTGGACGCCTTCCTGTtcttgggggcaggagggggagagggacTTTGTTGAAGACCAACCTATTTGTGATCCTCTGCATAATACAGATGCTAATAACTTCAATTTTATCTGTTAGTTCATAATTATCTAagtatccctttaaaaaaaatttccctaATTACTTTAAGACTATAATTTTCATTTTGGCTAAGTCATACTAGAATATTAGAGTATGAGTTGAATTTAGTGAAGCTGTGCTGTATCTATATATCAGGTAGCtatgattttgtctttttttttatcttaaggTCTGCTTCTTTTCTTGCTAAGAAAATGCTATATTTTTACCAAAATGAGTGAAAGAACCaccaggattttattttaagtaacagTGTCTGTTAGATACTGAGATAATTCTTGCATCGGTAATCCATTACAGATCAGTACACATCAAGTAAGAGTCACACTTAAGCCATGAATGACACTTAAGAATAAATAATGTAATATTGAGTCAAAGATACCCCTTGAAAGGATATTTCTTGAAATCAATGATGCTAAGCTTTCTTCTTTTAGTTTCCCTTAAATCCTGAATACATTGCATCTGCTACATCTAGTTTGTAAGTCATCTTTTTAAATAGACTGCTAATGTATGTGTTCTGTTTAAGATATTTAAcctatataaagaaaaaatgtttccagggatgttTCTTTAACCTTAATCCTTCTTCCAAGAAATATGGATGAAAAGTTACATCTAGTGTCCAGGACAGTGGTGTGGAGATTGGGGTACTAATAGACAATTATAATAGTTTGGTAGAGGGACGAGAGAGTTTTGGGCAGCATTTCAAGCTGCCTTTAGAgactttttgaaggaaaaacGTATTTTCTCTCAACTTGGTTCTTTGCCTCTTTAAAAAGGAAGCTGAGTTTTTACTGTTTCATGTTTCCGTGTTACCACTAAACTTTACCACTACCATGAAACATGTTACCATGTTCTCCATGTCATAGAAAGCACATCAATTATGAGCCAGTGCATTGttgtttttataataaatttaTGCAGCTCTCTTTGTGTTAATAAGGCAATGCAGGCTTccagaaaactgctgctttctgaTTTGGatccactgaaaaaagaaatgaaccTATAGTTTAGTCAGGAGAAGTTAAACTGTGATGGAATGAGATGTGGTTGCTTTACTTGTGTAAGTATATAATTATACTCAACTGTACTGAGTGTCAATGGGTTTTCCCTTTCAGTCCTCCGTAACTTTGGCTTTAAGGTTAGGTGTGTACAGTGATCTCTTGTTAAACAGAAGGAGTAAATTTTCATGAACTCAACTGATCTAGTGGCAGCTGAAAATGATGGTATAGCAGTATAGTGTCCTCTTGGCAGTGCGCTCCTATCTCCTTGCTGTCTTTGGCAGGGCTCAACTTCTCGTTGAGCTAGTTCAGCTTGCTAAACCAGCAGCAAAATACTTGCTGTTTTTTCTGGGCAGATTTTCTCTTGATTTGGTGAGTTGAACTGTCTCATCTTGGGGTCAGATATTAGCAGGCACAATGAGAGCAAAGAAAGGGTtggagggtggggaaggagcaAAGCTACCCCCTTCAATGGCCTGGGCTGTCAGATTGGATCCGCTGCCTTACGAGGTCTCACCTGAATAAAACTTCAGCCTTAAGTCAGATTCAGAATGATCTGTCCTTGGGGGATTGTTGACTTAATTTTGATTAAGCAAGTTATAGGTGTTACAGGAAGCCTTTTCTATTATTTTAGGGGTTTGCTGCTTCATGGAGTAGGGTTATAAGGTAATAATTCAAAAGTTATTGCTCAAACTGTGATGCATTAATGCTTTGGATGGGTTGCCTTTTCCTGCAGCCCCAAATCAGGAGTGAGGGCTGTTACTTGATTCTTGCTTATGAGACAGTCTTGGGGTACTTTAATATGGCTTGTGGCTAGCTTTGCAAAATGATTTATTAGTTGATTCATTAGTCTTGAAAAGGAGAGCACTATCTCATCTTCCTTGCCTTAGGAATGACTGACAAAACAAGGCTTTCTAGATTGTTGCTGACATTAGCTATCaaatttgtttccctttctaCTAGGAAGCTAgtgcattttcctttaaaaaattgtGTGTATGATAATGAATGTATTCTCTGTATTTTGTAAAGGTTTCTGGGCAAGTTAGTCTGCAACTGTCACTGCAATACAGTCATATACAGGTACATTTAGCAATAGTATCACAAGTTACACAGTCTTAGTTTTTATGTAACATATTGGGAAGTTATGAAATTTGAATGTGTAGTTTAGTTTATTACATTATGTTAAGCTTTTTGCATTGTATTTAAATTCTGACTACCCATTGTCTGTCTTAACGTGTGGCAGACTTCCCTAACAttggttgtttcatttttttggaaCCTCTTTCTCATGAAAAGAGGCTTTGTCTTCAGTTCTACTTTTTTCTGCAGCTACCTAAAGCAGCAGTCTGTCAATAACTATAGAATATTATAGTATGTTGTAATGATATTGGAGTAGAAACATATGTAGGTGGTAAGCTCAGGTTGGCGGAGGCATGGAGGGCAGAATCTGTTGACTATCTCTAAGCCACGTGCTCCCTGTAAAGttagaaataattatatttgtaCTAAGATGAAAGTAATCTCATATCTCAACTTCTTTTATTAAGAGTTAGCATACTGGCAGTTCCTGGTTATCAGTAAAAATACTGATGACATGTAGGATTCCTTCCTTTGCAGTTTtctaaattacctttttttttatgtctaGCTTGATACTGGAGTCTTTGTCCACTTGAGAACTGTTATCCTTGGTGTGGTGACTTTCATTCTGTAGGCTGTTCATCTAGGATCTTGTCTCAACGACAGAATGATAATGGGTGGCATTTGTCACTGTGCTTAATATATTGCTCTGGGAAGAGTAGTGCGAGACAATTCTGTACTGGAAGCTGGAATCTGTGGAGAAAACCAGCAAATTTTCTCAAGATGTGGTGGGAAGGTGAGTTTATATTACTGTATATTTAGAGATCGCTAAGCTGTGCAGACCTCTGAAAAAGATGTACGTTTTAATAACATATATGAGCTATAAAAATGCTGAGATTTGTAAAGATCTTTGAAGATGCACTTGCTCTGAAGCAGTGTGAAGTATACCTACATCTTTGTGACCAATTCTTAAAGTTGCAATAACAAGAATTCCACAGCCCCCCTAAATAACTTGTTTTGGTGCttagttttcttc contains:
- the WDR20 gene encoding WD repeat-containing protein 20 isoform X3 encodes the protein MLLSKMAAEGGGKEMNEIKTQFTTREGLYKLLSHSEYSRPNRVPFNSQGSNPVRVSFVNVNDQSGNGDRLCFNVGRELYFYIYKGVRKAADLSKPIDKRIYKGTQPTCHDFNHLTATAESVSLLVGFSAGQVQLIDPIKKETSKLFNEEGLLSSQNQANSPSGTVV